AGCCGCCGACGGAAAAGCATCCGCTCTACAGCCAGCTCAAGCCTTCGCATCGCCGCGCAGTCGATGTGCTGTCGGGGATTTTGCGCGTGGCCAACGGGCTCGAACGCGGGCACCGGCAGAACGTGCAATCGATTACCATGCGTGACGAGCCGAAGCGCATCGTCATCAACGCGCTGGCTCGCTATGAACCCGACATCGAGCTGTGGGCGGTGAGCGGCCACAAGGAGTGGCTCGAAGAGGTGCTTGGCAAGCCGATCGTGATCGAGGCTTCGCTGCAGTGATGGCGCTGTACGATGAGCTTTCCAGACCGGGTTCGCTCTGGTTTGAATCCACCTGTCCGGACGCGCGCTACGGCGAATCCCTCCTTTTTACCGATCCGGTCGAAATCCTGACGCTCCATTCCGGTGATGACATCCGGGCCTGGTTTGAAAGCCTTGAGTCGCGGCTTGAAAAAGGGTATGCGCTGGCCGGATGGCTCGGTTACGAAGCGGGCTATCTGCTTGATTCGGCGCTTGACAGGTGCGCCTGGCCTGACGAGGGGCGGACGCTGCTCGGATGGTTCGGTGTCTATCGTGCTCCGAAGCGGATCGGCCGTGAGCAGATCGATGCAGCGGACGAGCAGGCGGCCGTGCGCAAGTGCGCGGTTTCCGGGTTCGGCTTCGAGTTTGACGAAGCTGAGTATTGCCAGCGCATCGACCGGCTCAAAGATGAAATTGCAGCGGGCAACGTCTATCAGGTCAACTTTACCGGGCGTTGCGGTTTCACGTTTGACGGCTCTCCGGAGGCGCTCTACGTTGCCATGAAGCGCCGCCAACCCTCGCCGTGGTCGGCCATGCTCAACACCGGCGACCGGCTGGTGCTCTCCTTTTCGCCCGAGCTGTTTTTTGTTCGTGAGGGGCGCTTGATCGAAACCATGCCGATGAAGGGTACCGCGCCGAGAATGACAAGCGCTGAGGAGGATCGTGCCGCTCGTGAAGGGTTGGCGAAGTGCGAAAAGAACCGGGCGGAGAACCTGATGATTGTCGATCTTCTGCGCAACGATCTTGGGCGCATCTGCGAGACCGGGTCGGTACAGGCATCCGACCTGTTCGAGACGCAGACCTATCCGACCCTGCACCAGATGGTTTCGACCATTCGTGGCGAGCTTCGCGACGAGACCCGCCTGCACGACCTGTTCCGGGCGCTGTTCCCCTGCGGTTCGGTGACCGGTGCGCCGAAAGTGCGGGCGATGAAGCTGATCCGCGAGCTGGAACGCAGCCCGCGAGGCGTCTATACCG
This portion of the Chlorobaculum parvum NCIB 8327 genome encodes:
- the pabB gene encoding aminodeoxychorismate synthase component I; amino-acid sequence: MALYDELSRPGSLWFESTCPDARYGESLLFTDPVEILTLHSGDDIRAWFESLESRLEKGYALAGWLGYEAGYLLDSALDRCAWPDEGRTLLGWFGVYRAPKRIGREQIDAADEQAAVRKCAVSGFGFEFDEAEYCQRIDRLKDEIAAGNVYQVNFTGRCGFTFDGSPEALYVAMKRRQPSPWSAMLNTGDRLVLSFSPELFFVREGRLIETMPMKGTAPRMTSAEEDRAAREGLAKCEKNRAENLMIVDLLRNDLGRICETGSVQASDLFETQTYPTLHQMVSTIRGELRDETRLHDLFRALFPCGSVTGAPKVRAMKLIRELERSPRGVYTGAVGFMLPGGRTAFNVAIRTIELQGRRGVYGTGSGIVWDSEPQQEFRECMLKTEILSGLVPSSPGIFETIQWNGFDYLLLDDHLDRLFASAQALGIKVDQSAVLDELDAKAEELRALGGRHRVRLTLGHNGDVLVESEPFTLDLSGNSVRVCIASERVDSADSLLHYKTTARNRYDQALMQAMGKGFGEVLFLNERGELTEGAISNVLLRIDGSWFTPPESSGLLNGVFRRYLLRTRPWIKERSLTLDDLRRAEIVLICNSLRGMRRAEVDISE